Proteins from a genomic interval of Youhaiella tibetensis:
- the rplB gene encoding 50S ribosomal protein L2, translated as MALKQYNPTSPGRRQLITVDRSELWKGKPVKGLTVGLSQKGGRNNAGRITAFHRGGGHKRSYRIVDFRRVKFDMEATVERLEYDPNRTAFIALVTYTDGEQAYVIAPQRLAAGDKIVSSLSSVDVKPGNAMPLERMPVGTIVHNVELKPRKGGQIARSAGAYAQYVGRDAGWAILRLNSGEQRRVHGSCLATVGAVSNQDHSNTSIGKAGRNRWLGRKPVNRGVTMNPVDHPHGGGEGRTSGGRHPVTPWGKPTKGKKTRTNKATDKFIVRSRHVKKGR; from the coding sequence ATGGCTCTGAAACAATATAATCCCACCTCTCCTGGCCGCCGTCAGCTCATCACTGTCGACCGCTCGGAACTCTGGAAGGGCAAGCCGGTCAAGGGTTTGACCGTCGGTCTTTCGCAGAAGGGCGGCCGTAACAACGCTGGCCGGATCACCGCGTTCCATCGTGGTGGCGGTCACAAGCGCAGCTACCGTATCGTCGACTTCCGTCGCGTGAAGTTCGATATGGAAGCTACCGTCGAGCGTCTGGAATACGATCCGAACCGTACCGCCTTCATCGCCCTGGTGACCTACACCGATGGCGAGCAGGCTTACGTGATCGCTCCCCAGCGTCTGGCAGCCGGCGACAAGATCGTGTCCTCGCTTTCGAGCGTGGACGTGAAGCCGGGCAATGCCATGCCGCTCGAGCGCATGCCGGTCGGCACCATCGTGCACAACGTCGAGCTGAAGCCCCGCAAGGGCGGCCAGATCGCGCGTTCGGCAGGTGCCTATGCTCAGTATGTGGGCCGTGACGCCGGTTGGGCGATCCTGCGCCTCAACTCGGGTGAACAGCGCCGTGTCCACGGCTCGTGCCTCGCCACCGTTGGCGCGGTTTCGAACCAGGACCACTCGAACACCTCGATCGGCAAGGCCGGTCGCAACCGTTGGCTCGGTCGCAAGCCGGTCAACCGCGGTGTTACCATGAACCCGGTCGACCACCCGCATGGTGGTGGTGAAGGCCGCACCTCCGGTGGCCGTCACCCGGTTACGCCGTGGGGCAAGCCGACCAAGGGCAAGAAGACCCGCACCAACAAGGCGACGGACAAGTTCATCGTCCGCTCGCGTCACGTCAAGAAGGGCCGGTAA
- a CDS encoding 50S ribosomal protein L23 encodes MSTFKHYDIIRNPVVTEKSTNLSEHNQVVFDVAVDASKPEIKAAVEALFSVKVKAVNTFVRKGKVKRFRNQLGVRNDVKKAVVTLADGQSIDISTGL; translated from the coding sequence ATGAGCACGTTCAAGCACTACGACATCATCCGCAACCCGGTCGTGACTGAAAAGTCGACGAACCTGTCGGAGCACAACCAGGTTGTGTTCGACGTTGCGGTCGATGCGAGCAAGCCCGAGATCAAGGCTGCCGTCGAGGCGCTGTTCTCGGTCAAGGTCAAGGCTGTCAACACCTTCGTCCGCAAGGGCAAGGTGAAGCGTTTCCGCAACCAGCTCGGCGTCCGCAACGACGTCAAGAAGGCTGTGGTGACCCTCGCTGATGGGCAGTCGATCGACATTTCGACCGGCCTGTAA
- the rplD gene encoding 50S ribosomal protein L4, translated as MELQITNLDGKDVGSVTLKDDVFGLEPRTDILHRMVRYQQLKAMAGTHKVKHRSEIAYTGKKSVKQKGSGGARHGNKAAPQFRGGGRAFGPEPRSHAIDLPKKVRVLALKHALSSKVKAGELVIVDTVATKAPKTADLRKTFGAREWTSALIIDGATVDANFALAARNIPQIDVLPVQGINVVDILRRQKLVLTKAALEALEARFA; from the coding sequence ATGGAACTCCAGATTACCAACCTAGACGGTAAAGACGTAGGTTCCGTGACGCTCAAGGACGACGTGTTCGGCCTCGAGCCCCGCACGGACATCCTGCACCGCATGGTCCGCTACCAGCAGCTCAAGGCGATGGCCGGGACCCACAAGGTCAAGCATCGCTCCGAGATCGCTTACACCGGCAAGAAGTCGGTCAAGCAGAAGGGTTCGGGCGGCGCTCGTCACGGCAACAAGGCTGCCCCGCAGTTCCGCGGTGGTGGTCGTGCGTTCGGTCCCGAGCCGCGCAGCCATGCCATCGATCTTCCCAAGAAGGTCCGCGTTCTTGCTCTCAAGCATGCGCTGTCCTCCAAGGTGAAGGCCGGCGAGCTGGTGATCGTGGATACGGTCGCGACCAAGGCTCCCAAGACTGCCGATCTTCGCAAGACTTTCGGCGCCCGTGAATGGACGAGCGCGCTGATCATCGACGGCGCTACGGTTGATGCGAATTTCGCGCTCGCTGCGCGCAACATTCCGCAGATCGACGTGCTTCCGGTCCAGGGCATCAACGTTGTTGATATCCTGCGTCGCCAGAAGCTCGTTCTGACCAAGGCAGCGCTCGAAGCGCTGGAGGCACGGTTCGCATGA
- the rplC gene encoding 50S ribosomal protein L3: MRSGLIAQKLGMTRIFTEDGTHVPVTVLGLQNCQVVGQRTQDKDGYTALQLGAGTAKAKNTPKAQRGQFGAAKVEIKRHVAEFRVDADSLIEVGATMQADHFAEGQLVDVTGISIGKGFAGGMKRWNFGGLRASHGVSVSHRSHGSTGQRQDPGKVFKNKKMAGHLGAERVTTQNVKVVKTDVERGLIMVQGSVPGAKGGWIQIRDAVKKPAPTGVATPGSFKPAAAVAGENE, from the coding sequence ATGCGTTCTGGTTTGATCGCACAGAAGCTGGGCATGACCCGCATATTCACCGAGGACGGCACCCACGTGCCGGTCACGGTGCTCGGGCTGCAGAACTGCCAGGTGGTGGGCCAGCGCACGCAAGACAAGGACGGCTATACCGCGCTGCAGTTGGGCGCCGGTACCGCCAAGGCGAAGAACACGCCCAAGGCACAGCGCGGTCAGTTCGGCGCGGCCAAGGTCGAGATCAAGCGCCACGTCGCTGAGTTCCGCGTCGACGCTGACAGCCTCATCGAGGTTGGCGCGACGATGCAGGCCGACCATTTCGCCGAAGGGCAGCTCGTGGACGTCACGGGCATCTCGATCGGTAAGGGTTTTGCCGGCGGCATGAAGCGCTGGAACTTCGGTGGTCTGCGTGCTTCGCACGGTGTGTCGGTGTCCCACCGCTCGCACGGTTCGACCGGTCAGCGCCAGGATCCGGGCAAGGTCTTCAAGAACAAGAAGATGGCCGGTCACCTGGGTGCCGAGCGGGTCACCACGCAGAACGTCAAGGTCGTCAAGACCGATGTCGAACGCGGCCTGATCATGGTCCAGGGTTCGGTTCCGGGCGCCAAGGGCGGCTGGATCCAGATCCGCGACGCCGTCAAGAAGCCCGCTCCTACTGGTGTTGCTACGCCTGGCTCGTTCAAGCCGGCCGCCGCCGTCGCGGGGGAGAATGAATAA
- the rpsJ gene encoding 30S ribosomal protein S10 produces the protein MNGQNIRIRLKAFDHRVLDTSTREIVNTAKRTGAQVRGPIPLPTRIEKFTVNRSPHIDKKSREQFEIRTHKRLLDIVDPTPQTVDALMKLDLAAGVDVEIKL, from the coding sequence ATGAACGGTCAAAACATTCGCATTCGGCTCAAAGCCTTTGACCATCGTGTCCTGGACACGTCCACGCGCGAGATCGTCAACACGGCCAAGCGCACGGGTGCGCAGGTTCGCGGCCCGATCCCTCTGCCGACGCGAATTGAAAAGTTCACCGTCAACCGTTCGCCGCACATCGACAAGAAGAGCCGCGAACAGTTCGAGATCCGTACCCACAAGCGTCTTCTGGACATTGTGGATCCGACTCCGCAGACCGTGGACGCGCTAATGAAGCTCGATCTCGCCGCCGGTGTCGACGTCGAAATCAAGCTCTGA
- the tuf gene encoding elongation factor Tu: MAKEKFSRTKPHCNIGTIGHVDHGKTSLTAAITKVLAETGGATFKAYDQIDAAPEERARGITINTAHVEYETENRHYAHVDCPGHADYVKNMITGAAQMDGAILVVSAADGPMPQTREHILLARQVGVPALVVFLNKCDMVDDPELLELVELEVRELLSSYEFPGDDIPIIKGSATEALNNGDPKLGHEAVLELMRNVDSYIPQPERPVDQPFLMPIEDVFSISGRGTVVTGRVERGIVKVGEEVEIVGIKATQKTTVTGVEMFRKLLDSGQAGDNIGALIRGIDRTQVERGQVLCKPGSVTPHTDFVAEAYILTKEEGGRHTPFFANYRPQFYFRTTDVTGVVTLPEGTEMVMPGDNINMNVQLIVPIAMEEKLRFAIREGGRTVGAGVVAKILK; the protein is encoded by the coding sequence ATGGCGAAGGAAAAATTCTCGCGCACCAAGCCGCACTGCAACATCGGCACCATCGGTCACGTTGACCATGGCAAGACGTCGCTGACGGCTGCTATCACCAAGGTTCTCGCTGAGACCGGTGGCGCGACCTTCAAGGCGTACGACCAGATCGACGCTGCTCCCGAAGAGCGCGCTCGTGGTATCACCATCAACACCGCTCACGTCGAGTACGAGACCGAGAACCGTCACTACGCTCACGTCGACTGCCCCGGCCACGCTGACTATGTGAAGAACATGATCACCGGTGCCGCCCAGATGGACGGCGCGATCCTGGTCGTGTCGGCTGCCGACGGCCCGATGCCGCAGACCCGCGAGCACATCCTGCTCGCCCGTCAGGTCGGTGTGCCGGCTCTGGTCGTGTTCCTGAACAAGTGCGACATGGTCGACGATCCGGAACTGCTCGAGCTCGTCGAGCTGGAAGTCCGTGAGCTGCTGTCCTCGTACGAATTCCCGGGCGATGACATTCCGATCATCAAGGGTTCGGCCACCGAAGCCCTGAACAACGGCGATCCGAAGCTCGGCCACGAGGCCGTTCTCGAGCTGATGCGCAATGTCGACTCGTACATTCCGCAGCCGGAGCGTCCGGTTGACCAGCCGTTCCTGATGCCGATCGAAGACGTGTTCTCGATCTCGGGTCGCGGCACCGTGGTGACCGGCCGTGTCGAGCGCGGCATCGTCAAGGTTGGTGAAGAAGTCGAGATCGTCGGCATCAAGGCCACCCAGAAGACGACCGTGACCGGCGTTGAAATGTTCCGCAAGCTGCTCGACTCGGGGCAGGCCGGCGACAACATCGGTGCCCTGATCCGTGGTATCGACCGTACTCAGGTCGAGCGCGGCCAGGTCCTCTGCAAGCCCGGTTCGGTTACTCCGCACACGGACTTCGTTGCCGAAGCCTACATCCTGACCAAGGAAGAGGGTGGCCGTCACACGCCGTTCTTTGCCAACTACCGTCCGCAGTTCTACTTCCGCACGACCGACGTGACTGGTGTTGTGACCCTGCCGGAAGGCACCGAAATGGTGATGCCTGGCGACAACATCAACATGAACGTCCAGCTGATCGTTCCGATCGCCATGGAAGAGAAGCTCCGCTTCGCTATCCGTGAAGGTGGCCGTACCGTCGGCGCCGGCGTCGTCGCCAAGATCCTGAAGTAA
- the fusA gene encoding elongation factor G, with amino-acid sequence MAREYPINRYRNFGIMAHIDAGKTTTTERILYYTGKSHKIGEVHDGAATMDWMEQEQERGITITSAATTTFWKSRDGVMHRFNIIDTPGHVDFTIEVERSLRVLDGAVALLDGNQGVEPQTETVWRQADKYHVPRLIFVNKMDKTGADFYYCLDTLKKRLGITTLVMQLPIGAESDFKGVVDLIEMNALVWRNEELGAQWDVVEIPEDLKARAEEYRERLVETAVEIDDAAMEAYLEGNAPDKDTLRRLIRKGVVDAKFYPVFCGSSFKNKGVQPLLDAVVDFLPSPIDIPAIKGIDVKTGAEIERHASDEEPLSMLAFKIANDPHMGSLTFCRIYSGHLEAGASLENTVKEKKERVGRMFQMHANSREQITEAYAGDIVAIVGLKDTTTGDTLTIPSAPVILERMEFPDPVIDISVEPKSKGDQEKMGLALARLAAEDPSFRVKTDEESGQTIISGMGELHLDIIVDRMKREFKVEANIGQPQVAYREAISRQVEHDYTHKKQSGGSGQFARIKFRIEPNEPGAGFQFASEVVGGNVPKEYIPGVQKGVESVMGSGPLIGFPIVDVKFVLTDGAYHDVDSSVLAFEIAGRAGFREALQKAGPKILEPVMKVEVTTPEEYMGDVIGDLNSRRGQIRGTESRGVVQVVDALVPLANMFGYVNSLRSMSQGRAQYSMVFDHYEQVPQAVATEVQAKYA; translated from the coding sequence ATGGCACGCGAATACCCGATTAATCGCTACCGTAACTTCGGCATCATGGCTCACATCGATGCTGGCAAGACGACGACGACCGAGCGAATCCTCTACTACACCGGCAAGTCCCACAAGATCGGCGAAGTCCATGACGGCGCCGCTACCATGGACTGGATGGAGCAGGAGCAGGAACGCGGCATCACCATCACTTCGGCTGCGACCACCACGTTCTGGAAGTCGCGCGATGGCGTGATGCACCGCTTCAACATCATCGACACCCCCGGCCACGTGGACTTCACCATCGAAGTCGAGCGTTCGCTGCGTGTTCTCGACGGTGCCGTGGCTCTGCTCGACGGTAACCAAGGCGTTGAGCCCCAGACGGAGACCGTCTGGCGCCAGGCCGACAAGTACCACGTTCCGCGTCTCATCTTCGTCAACAAGATGGATAAGACCGGCGCCGACTTCTACTACTGCCTCGATACCCTCAAGAAGCGCCTGGGCATCACCACCCTGGTCATGCAGCTGCCGATCGGCGCTGAAAGCGACTTCAAGGGCGTCGTGGATCTCATTGAGATGAATGCGCTCGTGTGGCGCAACGAAGAGCTGGGCGCCCAGTGGGACGTCGTCGAGATTCCGGAAGACCTCAAGGCCCGCGCCGAAGAGTACCGTGAGCGTCTCGTCGAGACCGCCGTCGAGATCGACGATGCGGCCATGGAAGCGTACCTGGAAGGCAATGCCCCGGATAAGGACACCCTGCGTCGTCTGATCCGTAAGGGCGTGGTCGATGCCAAGTTCTACCCCGTGTTCTGCGGTTCCTCGTTCAAGAACAAGGGCGTGCAGCCGCTCCTCGACGCCGTCGTGGACTTCCTGCCGTCCCCGATCGACATCCCTGCCATCAAGGGCATCGACGTCAAGACCGGTGCCGAGATCGAGCGTCACGCTTCGGACGAAGAGCCGCTGTCGATGCTGGCCTTCAAGATCGCCAACGACCCGCACATGGGTTCGCTGACCTTCTGCCGCATCTACTCGGGTCACCTCGAGGCCGGTGCTTCCCTTGAGAATACCGTCAAGGAGAAGAAGGAACGCGTCGGTCGCATGTTCCAGATGCATGCGAACAGCCGCGAGCAGATCACCGAAGCCTATGCGGGCGACATCGTGGCCATCGTGGGTCTGAAGGACACCACCACGGGCGACACGCTGACGATCCCGAGTGCTCCGGTTATCCTTGAACGCATGGAATTCCCGGATCCGGTTATCGACATCTCGGTCGAGCCGAAGTCCAAGGGCGACCAGGAAAAGATGGGCCTCGCGCTCGCTCGCCTGGCTGCCGAGGATCCGTCCTTCCGCGTCAAGACCGACGAAGAGTCCGGCCAGACCATCATCTCGGGCATGGGTGAACTTCACCTGGACATCATCGTCGACCGCATGAAGCGCGAATTCAAGGTCGAGGCCAATATCGGTCAGCCGCAGGTGGCTTACCGTGAAGCCATCAGCCGCCAGGTCGAGCACGACTACACCCACAAGAAGCAGTCGGGTGGTTCGGGTCAGTTCGCCCGCATCAAGTTCCGCATCGAACCCAATGAGCCGGGTGCCGGCTTCCAGTTCGCTTCGGAAGTCGTCGGCGGTAACGTTCCGAAGGAATACATCCCGGGCGTGCAGAAGGGTGTGGAATCGGTTATGGGCTCTGGCCCGCTGATCGGCTTCCCGATCGTGGACGTGAAGTTCGTCCTGACGGACGGCGCCTACCACGACGTGGACTCCTCGGTCCTCGCCTTCGAAATCGCTGGCCGCGCTGGTTTCCGCGAGGCTCTGCAGAAGGCCGGTCCGAAGATCCTCGAGCCGGTTATGAAGGTTGAAGTTACGACGCCTGAAGAATACATGGGCGACGTCATCGGCGACCTGAACTCCCGCCGCGGTCAGATCCGTGGCACGGAAAGCCGTGGCGTTGTGCAGGTCGTCGACGCCCTGGTGCCTCTGGCGAACATGTTCGGCTACGTGAACTCCCTCCGCTCGATGAGCCAGGGTCGTGCACAGTACTCGATGGTGTTCGACCACTACGAGCAGGTCCCGCAGGCGGTGGCCACCGAAGTCCAGGCCAAGTACGCCTGA
- the rpsG gene encoding 30S ribosomal protein S7 produces MSRRHRAEKREVHPDAKFGDIVVTKFMNSLMLDGKKSAAEGIVYGAFDIVQAKTKQDPITVFHTALDNVRPAVEVRSRRVGGATYQVPVEVRTDRQQALAIRWLIESARKRGEHTMRERLSGELMDALNGRGQAVKKREDTHRMADANRAFSHYRW; encoded by the coding sequence ATGTCCCGTCGCCACCGCGCAGAGAAACGCGAAGTTCACCCGGACGCAAAGTTCGGTGACATCGTCGTTACCAAGTTCATGAATTCCCTTATGCTGGACGGCAAGAAGTCGGCTGCTGAAGGCATCGTCTACGGCGCTTTCGACATCGTGCAGGCCAAGACCAAGCAGGATCCGATCACCGTCTTCCACACTGCCCTGGACAACGTTCGTCCGGCCGTGGAAGTGCGCTCGCGCCGCGTCGGTGGTGCGACCTACCAGGTTCCGGTTGAAGTCCGTACCGATCGTCAGCAGGCCCTGGCCATCCGCTGGCTCATCGAATCCGCCCGCAAGCGCGGCGAGCACACCATGCGTGAGCGCCTCTCGGGCGAGCTGATGGATGCGCTCAATGGCCGTGGCCAGGCCGTCAAGAAACGCGAAGACACGCACCGTATGGCTGACGCCAACCGTGCCTTCTCGCACTACCGCTGGTAG
- the rpsL gene encoding 30S ribosomal protein S12: MPTINQLIRKPRQAKPKRNKVPAMEANPQKRGVCSRVYTTTPKKPNSALRKVAKVRLTTSREVISYIPGEGHNLQEHSVVLIRGGRVRDLPGVRYHVLRGVLDTQSVKDRKQRRSKYGAKRPK; the protein is encoded by the coding sequence ATGCCGACCATTAATCAGTTGATCCGCAAGCCCCGGCAGGCCAAGCCGAAGCGGAACAAAGTCCCGGCGATGGAAGCGAACCCGCAGAAGCGTGGCGTTTGCAGCCGTGTGTACACGACGACCCCCAAGAAGCCGAACTCGGCCCTCCGCAAGGTGGCCAAAGTCCGTCTGACCACTTCCCGCGAAGTGATTTCCTATATCCCGGGTGAAGGCCACAACCTTCAGGAGCACTCCGTGGTCCTGATCCGTGGCGGCCGCGTGCGCGACCTTCCCGGCGTTCGCTACCACGTTCTGCGCGGCGTTCTGGACACTCAGAGCGTCAAGGACCGCAAGCAGCGTCGCTCGAAGTACGGCGCGAAGCGTCCGAAGTAA
- a CDS encoding YbjN domain-containing protein — MTFKALILGAAIALGATGSAFAAGSDLVDGNDVDTILELARGYGSASLEKQDNGDPKIKGDIDGITYAIYFMNCTKGKNCEDLNFYSGFLDLKPDMDVINAWNRDKRFGKAYLDSDGDAVVEMDLNLEHGISTDNLDADISVWSLVVGQYAEHVGYKK, encoded by the coding sequence ATGACTTTCAAGGCTTTGATTCTCGGCGCCGCGATCGCGCTGGGAGCGACGGGCTCAGCCTTCGCCGCCGGATCCGACCTGGTCGACGGCAACGACGTCGATACGATTCTCGAGCTGGCCCGCGGCTATGGCAGCGCCAGCCTGGAGAAGCAGGACAATGGCGATCCCAAGATCAAGGGCGATATCGACGGCATCACCTATGCCATCTACTTCATGAACTGCACCAAGGGTAAGAACTGCGAGGACCTGAACTTCTATTCGGGTTTCCTTGACCTCAAGCCCGACATGGACGTCATCAACGCCTGGAATCGCGACAAGCGCTTCGGCAAGGCCTATCTCGACAGCGACGGCGATGCGGTGGTCGAGATGGACCTCAACCTCGAGCACGGTATCTCGACCGACAACCTGGACGCCGACATCTCGGTCTGGAGCCTGGTCGTGGGTCAGTATGCCGAGCACGTCGGCTACAAGAAGTAA
- a CDS encoding O-methyltransferase, producing the protein MSDKTWAAVDDYIVANLVPDDPALDQVLEANRAAGLPAIDVSPAQGKLLHLLARIAGARRILEIGTLGAYSTIWMARALPVDGRVVSLEFNPHHAQVARANIERAGLGSMIEVRTGAALETLPHLAAEGAGPFDLIFIDADKPNNPGYLDWALKLARPGTVIICDNVIRNGAVTRGDTGDANVGGARAAFEILGSNPRISATAMQTVGSKGYDGFIIAVVS; encoded by the coding sequence ATGAGCGACAAGACCTGGGCTGCGGTCGACGACTATATCGTGGCCAACCTCGTTCCTGACGATCCGGCGCTCGACCAGGTACTGGAAGCCAACCGCGCGGCGGGGCTGCCGGCCATCGACGTGTCTCCGGCGCAGGGCAAGCTGCTGCACCTGCTCGCCCGGATCGCGGGCGCCAGACGCATTCTCGAGATCGGCACCCTCGGGGCCTATTCGACCATCTGGATGGCGCGGGCACTGCCCGTGGACGGGCGGGTGGTGAGCCTCGAGTTCAATCCGCACCATGCGCAGGTGGCGCGCGCCAATATCGAAAGGGCAGGGCTCGGCTCGATGATCGAGGTGCGCACGGGCGCGGCGCTCGAAACACTGCCGCACCTGGCCGCCGAAGGGGCAGGGCCGTTCGACCTCATCTTCATCGATGCCGACAAGCCGAACAATCCGGGCTATCTCGATTGGGCGCTCAAGCTCGCGCGGCCAGGGACGGTCATCATCTGTGACAACGTCATCCGCAACGGGGCGGTGACCCGGGGCGACACTGGAGATGCCAATGTGGGCGGGGCCCGCGCGGCCTTCGAAATCCTGGGCTCGAACCCGCGCATCTCGGCCACGGCGATGCAGACCGTGGGGAGCAAGGGTTATGACGGGTTCATCATCGCGGTGGTGAGCTAG